A stretch of Kyrpidia spormannii DNA encodes these proteins:
- the prmC gene encoding peptide chain release factor N(5)-glutamine methyltransferase translates to MTVHEALKAAVAQLRKAGVEDARLSAEVLIQRVLGVGKAYLYAHPDRVLTPEEERRIAEGVSRRARREPLQYITGVVEFYGLELEVGPEVLIPRPETEGLVERVLGWRSMWERPLIADVGTGSGALAVALAHHWPGVRIVGIDVSPGAFQVASRNIWRHGVADRVTLVQGDLLFPLLDHKQRADIVVSNPPYIPSAEIEGLQPEVARFEPRAALDGGGDGLAVYRRLFSQLPEVLARPGAVAVEVGADQAGEVRRLLEESLRHVAGGAADVQMETGTDRDLAGIERVVWGRFS, encoded by the coding sequence GTGACTGTTCACGAAGCATTGAAGGCGGCCGTGGCGCAGTTGCGAAAAGCCGGGGTGGAGGATGCTCGGTTGAGCGCCGAGGTGCTCATCCAGCGGGTGCTGGGCGTGGGCAAAGCGTATCTCTACGCTCATCCGGACCGGGTGCTCACCCCGGAAGAGGAGCGGCGGATTGCCGAAGGTGTCAGCCGCCGGGCCCGTCGGGAGCCCCTGCAGTACATCACCGGGGTGGTGGAGTTTTACGGGTTGGAACTCGAAGTCGGCCCCGAGGTCCTCATTCCCCGCCCGGAGACCGAAGGGCTGGTGGAGCGGGTTCTGGGGTGGCGCTCCATGTGGGAACGCCCGCTGATCGCCGATGTGGGTACAGGCAGCGGCGCCCTGGCTGTGGCCCTGGCTCACCACTGGCCCGGGGTCCGGATCGTTGGCATCGACGTATCACCCGGGGCGTTTCAGGTGGCTTCCCGGAATATATGGCGGCACGGGGTGGCGGATCGGGTCACCCTGGTACAAGGGGATCTCCTCTTCCCGTTGCTCGACCATAAGCAGCGAGCGGATATCGTCGTCTCCAATCCTCCGTATATTCCGTCCGCGGAGATTGAGGGCCTGCAGCCCGAGGTGGCCCGTTTCGAACCCCGGGCGGCCTTGGACGGAGGCGGGGACGGCCTGGCGGTGTATCGGCGCCTCTTCTCCCAGTTGCCCGAAGTTCTCGCCCGTCCGGGCGCCGTGGCGGTGGAGGTGGGGGCGGACCAAGCCGGAGAGGTGCGCCGCCTTCTGGAGGAGAGCCTTCGTCACGTGGCGGGCGGCGCCGCTGATGTCCAGATGGAAACGGGGACAGACCGGGACCTGGCGGGCATCGAACGGGTGGTCTGGGGCCGCTTCTCATAA
- the prfA gene encoding peptide chain release factor 1 encodes MWDKLQAIEERYEDLSRRLCDPDVLADPEKLRTYSKEQADLEETVQTYREYKQVVSALREAKEMFEERLDEEMREWVKSEIAALGHRREELEAKLQILLLPRDPNDDKNVIVEIRGAAGGEEASLFAADLFRMYTRYAERQGWRVEMIDSHPTDLGGFKEVVFSVQGRGAYSRLKFESGAHRVQRVPTTESGGRIHTSTATVAVMPEVEEVEVEIHEKDLRIDTFCSTGPGGQSVNTTQSAVRITHLPTGIVVSCQDEKSQLKNREKAMRVLRARLYEKYHREQQEELAQTRKSLVGTGDRSERIRTYNFPQNRVTDHRIGLTLHRLDAVLDGDLDEIIHALIAADRVEKLSIAQ; translated from the coding sequence ATGTGGGACAAACTTCAGGCGATCGAGGAACGCTATGAGGATCTGAGCCGCCGCCTGTGCGACCCCGACGTCCTGGCCGATCCGGAGAAACTGCGGACCTATTCCAAGGAACAGGCCGATCTCGAAGAGACCGTTCAAACGTACCGGGAGTATAAACAGGTGGTTTCCGCTCTCCGCGAGGCCAAAGAGATGTTTGAGGAGCGCCTGGACGAGGAGATGCGGGAATGGGTGAAATCGGAGATTGCCGCCCTGGGGCATCGGCGGGAAGAGCTGGAGGCCAAACTCCAGATTCTTCTTTTGCCCAGGGACCCCAACGACGATAAAAATGTCATCGTGGAGATCCGCGGCGCCGCCGGCGGCGAGGAGGCCTCTTTGTTCGCCGCCGACCTGTTTCGCATGTACACCCGATATGCGGAGCGCCAAGGATGGCGGGTGGAGATGATCGATTCTCACCCCACCGATCTTGGAGGCTTCAAAGAAGTGGTCTTCAGCGTTCAGGGCCGGGGGGCTTACAGCCGGTTAAAATTTGAAAGCGGGGCCCACCGGGTCCAGCGGGTGCCCACCACCGAATCCGGAGGCCGCATCCACACGTCCACGGCCACCGTGGCCGTCATGCCCGAGGTGGAAGAGGTCGAGGTGGAGATCCACGAGAAGGATCTTCGCATCGATACATTTTGTTCCACGGGTCCGGGGGGACAGAGCGTAAACACCACCCAGTCCGCGGTGCGGATCACCCACCTTCCCACCGGCATCGTCGTGTCCTGCCAAGATGAGAAATCCCAGCTCAAAAACCGGGAGAAAGCCATGCGGGTCCTCCGGGCGCGGTTGTACGAAAAATATCACCGGGAGCAGCAGGAGGAGCTGGCCCAAACCCGTAAAAGCCTGGTGGGCACCGGGGACCGCAGCGAGCGGATTCGCACGTATAATTTTCCCCAGAATCGCGTCACCGACCACCGCATCGGCCTGACCCTCCACCGCCTTGACGCCGTGCTCGACGGCGATTTGGACGAGATCATCCACGCCTTGATCGCCGCGGATCGAGTGGAGAAATTATCCATTGCCCAGTGA
- a CDS encoding YhcN/YlaJ family sporulation lipoprotein: MRQRRRNWRSGAAAAVGAVLVIAGCGIGQPGAGAQPPAAPKMDRSRIDVDGDGDRNRWAHGQDVLNPPVSLGTLPSPRSGAGVAGGEAALADRLADVASSVPGVQSAAAVVRNHRAFIGIRVSMPIRDAERTEQVKTEIRQRLLITAPVINEAHITEDRTLLRQIEDVADAVRAGRPVSDFQSRIDQWQRQIPAVKPKLEPPAPSPARNSVNTPPTPAPPFRGP, encoded by the coding sequence ATGAGGCAGAGGCGGAGAAATTGGCGGAGCGGTGCCGCTGCGGCGGTGGGGGCGGTCCTGGTGATCGCGGGATGCGGGATCGGGCAGCCCGGTGCCGGGGCCCAACCCCCCGCCGCGCCGAAGATGGACCGGTCGCGGATCGATGTGGACGGCGACGGGGACCGCAACCGTTGGGCACACGGACAAGACGTCCTGAACCCGCCGGTTAGTCTGGGGACCCTGCCATCTCCCCGCTCCGGTGCGGGTGTGGCTGGCGGAGAGGCGGCTTTGGCCGACCGATTGGCGGATGTGGCCTCTTCGGTACCCGGGGTGCAGTCGGCGGCGGCAGTGGTCCGGAATCACCGGGCTTTCATTGGAATTCGCGTATCCATGCCCATTCGGGACGCCGAGCGCACGGAGCAAGTGAAAACCGAGATTCGCCAGCGGCTTCTGATCACGGCGCCGGTCATCAACGAGGCGCATATCACCGAAGACCGGACCTTGCTGCGGCAGATTGAAGACGTGGCCGACGCCGTGCGGGCGGGAAGACCGGTGAGCGATTTTCAGTCGAGGATCGACCAGTGGCAGCGACAGATTCCTGCGGTCAAGCCCAAACTCGAACCCCCCGCGCCCTCCCCGGCCAGGAATTCGGTCAACACACCGCCCACTCCGGCACCTCCCTTTCGAGGCCCGTGA
- the rpmE gene encoding 50S ribosomal protein L31, whose amino-acid sequence MKAGIHPEFKITKVTCACGETFETGSVKENLRVEICSKCHPFFTGKQKFVDTGGRVERFKKKYNM is encoded by the coding sequence GTGAAGGCTGGAATTCATCCGGAGTTTAAGATTACAAAAGTGACGTGTGCCTGCGGGGAAACTTTTGAGACCGGCTCGGTAAAAGAGAACCTGCGGGTGGAGATCTGCTCGAAATGCCATCCGTTTTTCACCGGCAAGCAGAAGTTTGTCGACACCGGCGGGCGCGTCGAGCGGTTTAAGAAGAAATACAACATGTGA
- a CDS encoding SHOCT domain-containing protein yields MMYGYGPGVGPGTDWGWWPMGMFGMMGLGFLLWIIIVGLVIWFIVFLVRRYGGHAAPGGGWSGDRAEQVLRERYARGEIDRETFANMMKDLQEHRPKW; encoded by the coding sequence ATGATGTACGGATATGGACCTGGTGTCGGACCGGGCACAGATTGGGGGTGGTGGCCGATGGGCATGTTTGGCATGATGGGACTTGGCTTTCTCCTGTGGATTATCATTGTGGGCTTGGTGATCTGGTTTATCGTTTTCTTGGTCAGGCGGTACGGTGGACACGCCGCTCCCGGGGGCGGGTGGTCCGGCGACCGGGCGGAACAGGTGCTGCGCGAGCGCTACGCCCGGGGAGAGATCGACCGAGAAACCTTTGCCAATATGATGAAAGACCTCCAAGAGCATCGGCCAAAATGGTGA
- a CDS encoding glycerate kinase — translation MKIVIAPDSYKGSLSAVKVAAAMARAAREVFPDAQVEEIPMADGGEGTVDALAAATGGRRVQTRVTGPLGAPVEATFAILGDSRTAVIEMAQASGLPLIPKDRRDPGRASTFGTGELIRAALDEGCDTLLIGLGGSATNDAGAGMLQALGARIVDAEGQDLPPGGLALARAARVDLQHLDPRLAGVRVRAACDVDNPLIGPQGASAIFGPQKGATPELVRTLDEALEHFGRLLEAATGRSVLDLPGAGAAGGLGAGLVAGLGASLERGVGLVAEAVKLPDRVRDADLVLTGEGNTDHQTARGKTPMGVLEIAASLGVPVVILSGGLGPGYDELRRIGPAACFSAVPGPCTLDEAIAAGEAGVYRAAKEILLTWRMARGIR, via the coding sequence ATGAAAATTGTGATTGCTCCAGATTCGTATAAAGGTAGTCTAAGCGCCGTGAAGGTGGCGGCGGCCATGGCAAGGGCGGCCCGGGAGGTGTTCCCAGACGCCCAGGTGGAGGAGATCCCCATGGCCGATGGCGGCGAAGGCACGGTAGACGCACTGGCAGCCGCGACGGGGGGCCGGCGCGTGCAAACCCGGGTGACGGGCCCGCTCGGCGCCCCGGTTGAAGCCACCTTCGCCATCCTCGGGGACAGCCGCACGGCGGTGATCGAGATGGCCCAAGCGTCGGGGCTGCCCTTGATCCCAAAGGATCGGCGGGATCCCGGCCGGGCGTCCACCTTCGGTACCGGCGAGTTAATCCGGGCAGCTCTGGACGAAGGATGTGATACACTCTTGATCGGCCTGGGGGGGTCGGCGACCAACGATGCCGGCGCGGGTATGTTGCAGGCTTTGGGAGCCCGGATCGTCGATGCGGAAGGCCAGGATCTCCCTCCCGGCGGTCTCGCCCTGGCCCGGGCAGCCCGGGTCGATCTTCAACACCTGGATCCCCGGCTGGCTGGCGTACGGGTCCGGGCCGCCTGCGACGTGGACAATCCCTTGATCGGCCCCCAGGGCGCCAGCGCAATATTCGGCCCACAGAAAGGCGCCACTCCCGAACTGGTACGGACGTTGGACGAGGCTCTGGAACATTTTGGCCGGTTGCTTGAGGCCGCCACCGGGCGGAGCGTCCTGGATCTGCCGGGGGCAGGCGCGGCGGGAGGACTCGGGGCCGGTCTAGTGGCCGGGCTCGGCGCCTCCCTGGAACGCGGCGTGGGCTTGGTGGCCGAAGCGGTCAAGCTTCCCGACCGAGTGCGGGACGCAGATTTGGTCCTGACAGGAGAAGGAAATACGGACCACCAGACCGCCCGCGGAAAAACGCCAATGGGCGTACTGGAGATCGCCGCTTCCCTGGGTGTGCCGGTCGTGATTTTGTCCGGTGGACTGGGGCCTGGATATGATGAGCTTCGCCGGATCGGGCCCGCGGCCTGTTTTAGCGCGGTACCCGGACCGTGCACATTGGATGAAGCCATTGCCGCCGGAGAAGCTGGGGTTTACCGTGCAGCCAAAGAGATCTTGCTCACCTGGCGAATGGCCAGGGGAATTCGCTGA
- the rho gene encoding transcription termination factor Rho, translating to MHIGELESKKLTELYKLAKEYQIQHYGQMKKKELIFAILKALAERDGFMFAEGVLEIMPDGYGFLRPIGYLPSNEDIYVAASQIRRFDLRTGDRVSGKVRPPKDNERYFGLLHVEAVNGTSPEAAAERLHFAALTPLFPNKKLILETTPDRLSARIIDLIAPVGLGQRGLIVAPPKAGKTLLLKEIANSIGTNYPEIELFILLIDERPEEVTDMQRSVKGEVVASTFDEVPDNHIKVAELVLERAQRLVEHKRDVVILLDSITRLARAYNLVIPPSGRTLSGGIDPAAFHRPKRFFGAARNIEEGGSLTILATALIDTGSRMDDVIYEEFKGTGNMELHLDRRLAEKRIFPAIDIRRSGTRREELLLTPEQLDRLWAMRRAMSDTPDFTELFLKKLKETKTNAEFLATLDVRERSARA from the coding sequence TTGCACATTGGGGAATTGGAATCGAAAAAACTCACCGAGTTGTATAAGCTGGCGAAAGAATACCAAATTCAGCATTATGGCCAGATGAAGAAAAAAGAATTGATTTTTGCCATCTTGAAAGCGCTGGCCGAACGGGACGGGTTCATGTTTGCCGAGGGCGTATTGGAGATCATGCCCGATGGCTACGGATTTCTGCGGCCCATCGGCTATCTGCCCAGCAACGAGGACATCTATGTGGCCGCTTCCCAGATTCGCCGGTTTGACTTGCGGACCGGGGACCGAGTGTCGGGAAAGGTTCGGCCGCCCAAGGACAACGAGCGGTATTTCGGTTTGCTGCACGTCGAGGCGGTGAATGGCACGAGCCCGGAAGCTGCCGCGGAACGGCTGCATTTTGCCGCGCTGACCCCGCTTTTTCCGAATAAAAAGCTCATCTTGGAAACGACTCCGGACCGGCTGTCGGCGCGAATCATCGACCTGATCGCTCCGGTGGGGCTCGGCCAGCGGGGGCTGATCGTCGCGCCGCCCAAAGCCGGGAAGACCCTTCTTCTCAAAGAGATCGCCAACAGCATCGGCACCAACTATCCGGAGATCGAGTTGTTTATTCTGCTGATAGACGAGCGGCCGGAAGAAGTGACCGATATGCAGCGTTCTGTCAAGGGCGAAGTGGTGGCCTCGACCTTTGACGAAGTGCCCGACAATCATATTAAGGTGGCCGAGCTGGTTCTGGAACGCGCCCAGCGCCTGGTGGAGCACAAGCGGGACGTGGTCATTCTCCTGGACAGCATTACCCGCCTCGCCCGGGCGTACAATTTGGTCATTCCCCCGAGTGGCCGCACTCTGTCCGGCGGAATCGACCCCGCCGCGTTCCACCGGCCCAAACGCTTTTTCGGAGCCGCCCGGAACATCGAGGAAGGCGGCAGCCTGACCATCCTCGCCACAGCCCTCATCGACACCGGATCTCGAATGGACGATGTGATCTACGAAGAATTCAAGGGAACCGGCAATATGGAACTTCACCTCGATCGGCGCCTGGCCGAAAAGCGGATTTTCCCGGCCATCGACATCCGGCGCTCGGGCACCCGGCGGGAAGAGTTGCTCCTCACCCCGGAGCAACTGGACCGCCTTTGGGCCATGCGGCGGGCCATGAGTGATACCCCGGACTTCACCGAACTATTCCTGAAGAAACTGAAAGAGACAAAGACAAACGCCGAGTTTCTGGCTACGCTGGATGTGCGGGAGCGCAGTGCCCGGGCTTAA
- the glpX gene encoding class II fructose-bisphosphatase, translating into MERELAMELVRVTEVAALASARWMGTGKKMEADDAATTAMRRMFDTVNMNGIVVIGEGEMDEAPMLYIGEHLGTGSAPEVDVAVDPLEGTNIVAKGLWNAITVVAAAPRGTLLHAPDMYMEKIAAGPRAKGRIHLDATVKENLMEVAKANDKHISEVVAILLDRPRHESLIEEIRSAGARIKLITDGDVAAAINTAFEEVGVDIMFGTGGAPEGVLAAAALKCLGGEFQGRLVPQDDAERERCRTMGIGDPRKVLTLEDLVRGDDAIFAATGVTEGELLHGVRFLSKNTAKTHSLVMRARTGTVRFIEARHRLDRKPHLVLR; encoded by the coding sequence GTGGAACGGGAATTAGCCATGGAATTGGTTCGGGTGACCGAGGTGGCCGCCCTGGCCTCGGCGCGGTGGATGGGCACCGGCAAGAAGATGGAGGCCGATGACGCCGCCACCACGGCGATGCGCCGCATGTTTGACACGGTGAACATGAACGGTATTGTGGTGATCGGTGAAGGGGAGATGGACGAGGCCCCGATGTTGTATATCGGGGAACACCTCGGAACCGGGAGCGCCCCGGAGGTCGATGTGGCTGTGGATCCCTTGGAGGGCACGAACATCGTCGCCAAGGGATTGTGGAACGCCATTACGGTGGTGGCAGCGGCGCCCCGGGGAACCCTGCTGCACGCCCCGGACATGTACATGGAGAAGATCGCCGCGGGCCCCCGGGCCAAAGGAAGGATCCACCTGGATGCCACGGTGAAAGAGAATTTGATGGAAGTCGCCAAAGCCAATGATAAACATATCAGTGAAGTGGTGGCCATCCTGCTCGATCGCCCGCGCCACGAATCCTTGATTGAAGAGATCCGCAGTGCCGGCGCGCGGATTAAACTCATCACCGACGGAGATGTCGCGGCAGCCATCAATACGGCTTTCGAGGAAGTCGGAGTGGACATCATGTTCGGGACCGGCGGAGCTCCGGAGGGGGTCCTGGCTGCCGCCGCGTTAAAATGTCTGGGCGGTGAGTTCCAAGGACGCCTGGTTCCCCAGGACGATGCCGAGCGGGAACGCTGTCGGACGATGGGGATCGGTGATCCCCGGAAGGTGCTAACCCTGGAAGATTTGGTGCGCGGGGACGATGCGATCTTTGCCGCCACCGGGGTCACCGAAGGGGAATTGCTTCACGGCGTGCGGTTTTTGTCGAAAAACACGGCCAAGACACACTCGCTGGTCATGCGTGCGAGAACGGGCACCGTCCGGTTCATTGAAGCGAGACACCGGTTGGACCGCAAACCTCATCTCGTTCTTCGCTGA